One genomic segment of Arthrobacter sp. NicSoilB8 includes these proteins:
- a CDS encoding nuclear transport factor 2 family protein, giving the protein MSSTAIVEAMELAFTGYETNDREPLIKLLSPDFAFEMSDSLPYGGLYIGPEEFAAYWKEVGKEWEYFRYDAHEIIHSGNTIVVPVKTNALSKQGIRMRNEHLFLFKVANGQVVQGRLYADTARGRDVIAGKEPQRFERIALPDRA; this is encoded by the coding sequence ATGAGCAGCACTGCAATTGTGGAGGCCATGGAGCTCGCCTTCACAGGGTACGAAACTAACGATCGGGAACCGCTGATCAAGCTCCTCTCCCCCGACTTCGCGTTTGAGATGTCCGATTCGCTTCCCTATGGCGGACTGTACATAGGTCCTGAAGAGTTCGCGGCGTACTGGAAGGAGGTTGGAAAGGAGTGGGAGTACTTCCGCTACGATGCCCACGAGATCATCCATAGCGGCAACACCATCGTGGTCCCGGTGAAAACCAATGCACTCTCCAAACAGGGCATCCGGATGCGCAATGAGCACCTATTCCTCTTCAAGGTGGCAAACGGGCAGGTTGTGCAGGGACGCCTATACGCTGACACCGCACGAGGTCGCGATGTCATCGCCGGAAAAGAACCCCAGCGCTTTGAACGTATCGCACTCCCCGATCGGGCATAG
- a CDS encoding tautomerase family protein, translating to MRICSYLSVWPTRHHTRRIPLPVFNAHIPAGRFTSTQKRMLADALNMSLVEGLGVPEDDRFIIITEHGPDELYLHPTFMGMERGSDGMIITVLFGAHRSLDDKRSVTAAINRLVAEALEVSPDDIFIALVPVPNEGFSFGRGELQLAEIAPRW from the coding sequence ATGCGCATATGCTCCTATTTATCCGTATGGCCTACCCGCCATCACACCAGGAGGATTCCATTGCCCGTCTTCAATGCCCATATTCCTGCCGGCCGATTCACGAGTACGCAGAAGCGCATGCTGGCGGACGCTCTAAACATGTCGCTCGTCGAAGGCCTCGGCGTTCCTGAGGACGACCGCTTCATCATCATCACCGAGCATGGGCCCGATGAGCTCTATCTCCATCCGACGTTCATGGGTATGGAAAGGGGATCTGACGGCATGATCATCACTGTTCTGTTCGGTGCCCATCGGTCACTGGACGATAAACGGAGCGTCACTGCGGCAATCAATCGACTCGTTGCCGAGGCTTTGGAGGTTTCGCCTGATGACATTTTCATCGCCTTAGTTCCTGTCCCGAACGAGGGCTTCTCCTTCGGTCGTGGCGAGCTCCAGCTGGCTGAAATAGCGCCCCGCTGGTGA
- a CDS encoding alpha/beta fold hydrolase, which yields MMTKFLEYRTIGNGPVRVLFAHAWSASSAAFEPLYPYLDVNAATWLFPDFRGYGASAALSGDFTIREMAADLLALVDELGWDRFHVVGHSMGGQAAQLLAAAVAQDRIETLTLISAVPSRGFPVDDESAAFFSAAAKDPDIMAKVCTVLTGGLLGSAFGSAMGKLSVETASPESLALYLEAWTQNDVSPDAQGFGGSVLALVGENDPVLTAQVTALQITNQYSSPRLVTLPGVGHFAPLEAPARLAALVSSHVFRTLDVLDDVDRANQTVPSKIVNAVKAAFTGYERNDRGALNALLAPNFTFEMSDSLPYGGQYVGPDEWVAFWKEVSKEWRYFRYEARDVLVSGAWVIVPVQTDSLSIHDIPMNNEHLFLFRVEGDRIVFCRLYADTARGRDVVQGIPPKRFPRADLHIKN from the coding sequence ATGATGACAAAGTTCCTTGAATATCGCACGATCGGCAACGGCCCCGTACGCGTGCTCTTCGCCCATGCATGGTCGGCATCTTCAGCCGCCTTCGAGCCGCTGTATCCGTATCTCGACGTCAACGCCGCGACCTGGCTATTCCCAGACTTCAGGGGATACGGCGCCTCCGCGGCACTCTCAGGTGATTTCACCATTCGCGAGATGGCAGCGGACCTGCTCGCGCTCGTAGACGAATTGGGATGGGATCGTTTCCATGTAGTGGGCCATTCGATGGGTGGCCAGGCCGCTCAGTTGCTCGCCGCAGCAGTAGCCCAGGATCGCATCGAAACGTTGACCCTCATCTCCGCAGTGCCGAGTCGAGGCTTTCCCGTGGACGACGAATCAGCGGCTTTCTTCAGTGCGGCCGCCAAGGATCCAGACATCATGGCAAAGGTGTGCACCGTACTCACCGGTGGACTGCTTGGTTCAGCATTCGGATCAGCCATGGGGAAGCTCTCGGTCGAGACCGCGAGCCCCGAGAGCCTGGCCCTATACCTTGAGGCATGGACCCAGAATGATGTGTCCCCGGACGCGCAAGGGTTTGGCGGATCGGTCCTAGCCTTGGTCGGCGAGAACGATCCTGTACTGACCGCCCAGGTGACCGCCCTGCAGATCACAAATCAATATTCCTCGCCGAGATTGGTCACGTTGCCCGGTGTGGGACACTTTGCACCCCTTGAGGCGCCTGCCCGCCTGGCTGCTCTTGTCAGCAGCCATGTGTTCCGAACGCTTGACGTTTTGGATGACGTGGACAGGGCCAATCAAACCGTCCCGTCGAAAATTGTAAATGCGGTCAAGGCCGCTTTTACGGGGTACGAGCGTAACGACCGCGGTGCCCTGAATGCGCTGCTGGCACCAAACTTCACTTTCGAGATGTCAGACTCGCTCCCCTATGGCGGCCAGTATGTGGGGCCCGATGAGTGGGTGGCCTTTTGGAAGGAAGTTTCGAAGGAATGGCGATACTTCCGGTACGAGGCACGTGATGTACTCGTGTCCGGCGCCTGGGTGATCGTGCCGGTGCAGACCGACTCCCTTTCAATCCACGACATCCCCATGAATAACGAACACTTGTTTCTTTTCCGCGTCGAAGGTGACCGCATCGTGTTCTGCCGTCTCTACGCCGACACCGCCCGTGGTCGGGATGTCGTCCAAGGAATCCCCCCAAAGCGGTTCCCTCGCGCCGACCTCCACATCAAGAACTGA
- a CDS encoding 3-keto-5-aminohexanoate cleavage protein, protein MENIDWDRVQRGVARENHKMIWRPYGAPLIMDLEGSSFHDMPTSEPWTSIPEETIVSVAITGAFFGKKENPNQPISSAEILESAREVAEAGASTVHLHVRDDAGYNVLSPQLFKDVTEPLHSEFPELPVDGCLVPALDGEWEKMVEMLGLGLLDAAPINATATYIGDSLFAKPAPIILEKARLIKEASSVPEIAIYTDADVSIADRLLIRSGLISTPAVWLVLPALPGGSPMNNPRQMISGLTRIVEAIRDIDPDGIIMVCAAGRPSLHLATLAVLMGLHVRIGMEDTYYMWPHRTDRIESNLAVFKTMKSIVESLGRTVATPKRAAELMGLSLKR, encoded by the coding sequence ATGGAAAACATTGACTGGGATCGCGTTCAGCGCGGAGTGGCTCGAGAGAACCACAAGATGATTTGGCGCCCCTATGGCGCCCCCCTCATCATGGACCTCGAGGGGTCCTCGTTCCACGATATGCCCACGTCAGAGCCATGGACGAGCATTCCCGAAGAAACGATCGTCTCTGTGGCAATCACGGGGGCCTTCTTCGGGAAAAAGGAGAACCCGAACCAGCCGATTTCTTCAGCGGAGATTCTGGAGTCCGCTCGTGAAGTTGCCGAAGCCGGAGCCAGCACGGTCCACCTACATGTACGCGACGACGCCGGATACAACGTGCTCTCCCCGCAGCTTTTCAAAGATGTCACAGAGCCCCTGCACAGCGAGTTCCCCGAACTGCCCGTTGACGGCTGCCTCGTGCCGGCCCTAGACGGGGAGTGGGAAAAGATGGTCGAGATGCTGGGGCTCGGTTTGCTCGACGCAGCGCCAATCAATGCCACTGCCACGTATATTGGAGACTCACTTTTTGCGAAGCCGGCTCCTATCATCCTCGAGAAGGCCCGGCTGATCAAAGAGGCCTCCAGCGTGCCGGAAATCGCCATCTATACAGATGCCGATGTCAGCATCGCCGATCGACTACTCATTCGAAGTGGACTCATTTCAACGCCAGCTGTATGGCTCGTGCTACCAGCCCTACCTGGTGGAAGCCCCATGAATAATCCCCGCCAGATGATCTCCGGGCTGACCCGCATCGTAGAAGCCATCCGCGACATCGACCCGGACGGCATCATCATGGTCTGCGCGGCGGGGAGACCTTCCCTCCACCTTGCAACCCTTGCCGTGCTGATGGGCCTGCACGTCCGTATCGGCATGGAGGACACGTACTACATGTGGCCCCACCGCACAGATCGAATCGAATCGAACCTCGCTGTCTTTAAGACCATGAAGAGCATCGTTGAGTCCCTCGGCCGAACGGTCGCGACCCCAAAACGAGCGGCCGAGTTGATGGGTCTTTCCCTCAAGCGGTAG
- a CDS encoding long-chain-fatty-acid--CoA ligase: MKSTMQDIELSIADILEHGARNFAESKVFTHYEDGVRETNFASISEKSSRLGTALKTLGVAPGDRVGTLAWNTREHLECYFAIPGLGAVLHTLNPRFSTDQLTWCITDAGTSVIIVDDMLLATLVDCIGLTPGVRAVIHYANGVPGPDSETHLDAIARAGIAVYKYDELVNASEAIAEWVRVPERSAAALCYTSGTTGQPKGVLYSHRSIWLQSLLNTSGAQFGLSRQDTILPAVPMFHVTGWNLLFSAFMVGSNIILTNRSNQAKPLLEAITELRPTFGAGVPTIWGDVAHAYDLEKDGTYDISSLTRISSGGAVVPDGLISWWQISHHVAILHGCGMTETSSTMTSGIPPQGFDFETLSPYQRTQGQFLIGVQSRIVDECGSPLPNDGRRAGELQLRGPWVASGYLNGQGDTLTADGWLPTGDIANISPDGYVTYTDRIKDIIKSGGEWISSVALEAHLAGHAGVREAAVIAVDDDKWQERPAAIIVASGERPAAASLREYVAAAFPKFWVPDHWIFLDALPRTSVGKYDKKLLRERFRSLGNGH, from the coding sequence ATGAAGTCAACCATGCAGGATATTGAACTCAGCATTGCTGACATACTCGAGCACGGCGCACGAAACTTCGCAGAGAGCAAGGTCTTCACCCATTATGAGGATGGCGTCCGGGAAACCAATTTTGCCTCAATCTCTGAAAAGAGTTCGCGTCTCGGTACCGCTCTCAAGACCCTAGGAGTGGCTCCGGGCGACCGGGTAGGAACGCTGGCCTGGAATACGCGGGAGCATTTGGAATGCTATTTTGCCATCCCCGGTCTAGGAGCGGTACTGCATACGCTAAACCCCCGGTTCAGTACCGACCAGCTCACCTGGTGCATCACTGACGCCGGCACCTCAGTGATCATCGTCGATGACATGCTGTTGGCAACCCTTGTCGACTGCATTGGGCTAACACCCGGCGTGCGAGCCGTCATTCACTACGCCAACGGCGTGCCAGGCCCCGATTCGGAGACGCACCTGGACGCAATCGCCAGAGCCGGAATTGCGGTTTACAAATACGACGAACTGGTCAACGCCAGTGAAGCCATTGCCGAATGGGTGCGCGTCCCCGAGAGATCGGCGGCTGCCCTTTGCTACACATCTGGAACGACGGGACAACCTAAGGGCGTCCTGTACAGCCACCGATCCATCTGGCTTCAGTCACTCCTGAACACAAGCGGAGCTCAGTTTGGGCTTTCGCGCCAAGACACAATCCTGCCCGCCGTTCCGATGTTTCATGTCACGGGATGGAATCTACTCTTCTCTGCATTCATGGTCGGCAGCAACATCATCCTCACCAACCGATCGAACCAGGCGAAGCCATTGCTTGAAGCTATTACGGAGTTGAGGCCAACGTTCGGGGCAGGAGTTCCGACGATTTGGGGCGACGTTGCACACGCCTACGACTTGGAGAAGGACGGGACCTACGACATTTCGTCACTTACGCGAATTTCCTCTGGTGGCGCGGTCGTCCCGGACGGGCTGATCTCTTGGTGGCAGATCAGTCATCACGTGGCCATCTTGCACGGATGCGGCATGACCGAAACATCGTCCACTATGACGTCCGGGATTCCACCCCAGGGGTTCGACTTCGAAACCCTTTCGCCGTATCAGCGCACCCAAGGGCAATTCCTGATCGGAGTTCAGAGTCGAATAGTCGACGAGTGCGGTTCTCCGCTTCCCAATGACGGCCGCCGGGCCGGCGAGCTTCAGCTTCGTGGTCCATGGGTCGCCAGCGGCTATTTGAACGGACAAGGGGACACCTTGACTGCGGACGGATGGCTCCCGACTGGAGACATCGCAAATATCTCCCCCGACGGATACGTCACCTACACTGACCGCATTAAGGACATCATCAAGTCCGGTGGAGAGTGGATCTCGTCAGTTGCACTGGAAGCGCACCTGGCCGGTCACGCAGGCGTACGGGAGGCCGCCGTCATCGCAGTGGATGACGACAAATGGCAGGAGCGCCCCGCAGCGATAATCGTCGCCAGCGGTGAACGGCCGGCAGCTGCTTCCTTGAGGGAATACGTCGCCGCAGCCTTTCCCAAGTTCTGGGTTCCGGATCATTGGATTTTCCTAGATGCGTTGCCGAGAACCTCCGTTGGCAAATACGACAAAAAGCTGCTCCGGGAGAGATTCCGGTCGCTCGGGAACGGCCATTAG
- the hemB gene encoding porphobilinogen synthase produces MSLTSHRPRRLRTTAAMRRLTTETRVAPAELVLPAFIREGLTAPTPITSMPGVVQHTTDTLKQAVTQAAELGLGGVMLFGIPGVRDADGTASLDPEGVLNKAIRDVRAEVGDALVIMSDLCLDEFTDHGHCGVLDADGYVDNDRTVGIYARMAVAHAEAGAHMVGPSGMMDGQIAAIRTALDGAGHASTSVIAYSAKYASAYYGPFREAVDSQLKGNRRTYQMDAGNRREALREVKLDLAEGADIVMVKPATTYLDIVADVAAMSPVPVAAYQVSGECAVIEAAAANGWIDRRAAITESVLSIRRAGASMVLTYWAAEVAGWLKEDR; encoded by the coding sequence ATGAGTCTTACAAGCCACCGCCCCCGCCGTCTACGGACCACAGCTGCGATGCGCAGGCTGACCACCGAAACACGGGTGGCCCCTGCCGAGCTGGTTCTTCCGGCCTTCATTCGCGAGGGTTTGACGGCTCCGACTCCCATTACTTCGATGCCAGGTGTCGTGCAACACACCACCGACACCCTCAAACAAGCAGTGACGCAGGCGGCGGAACTTGGGCTGGGAGGAGTCATGCTGTTCGGCATCCCGGGAGTCCGGGATGCCGACGGAACCGCTTCATTAGACCCTGAAGGTGTCCTGAACAAGGCCATCCGCGACGTCCGGGCCGAGGTGGGAGACGCACTAGTCATCATGAGCGACCTGTGCCTGGACGAGTTCACCGACCACGGCCATTGCGGTGTTCTCGATGCTGACGGTTACGTTGACAACGATCGAACAGTAGGAATTTACGCGCGGATGGCAGTAGCCCATGCCGAGGCCGGTGCCCACATGGTGGGTCCGTCGGGAATGATGGATGGTCAGATTGCGGCCATCAGGACGGCACTGGATGGCGCCGGGCACGCATCAACCTCTGTCATCGCCTACAGTGCCAAGTACGCCTCGGCCTACTACGGCCCATTCCGCGAAGCTGTCGACTCCCAGCTCAAGGGGAATCGCCGTACCTACCAAATGGACGCCGGCAACCGCCGCGAGGCTCTCCGCGAGGTAAAGCTGGATCTGGCCGAGGGAGCGGACATAGTCATGGTCAAGCCCGCCACGACCTACCTGGACATTGTGGCCGACGTGGCAGCTATGAGTCCTGTGCCCGTTGCGGCCTACCAGGTCTCGGGTGAGTGTGCGGTGATTGAAGCTGCAGCAGCGAATGGCTGGATAGATCGGCGAGCAGCCATCACCGAATCAGTTCTGAGCATTCGGCGTGCGGGCGCCAGCATGGTGCTTACTTACTGGGCAGCTGAGGTTGCCGGCTGGCTGAAGGAAGACCGGTGA
- a CDS encoding MarR family transcriptional regulator, whose translation MTATYDAALVSVDLRATQFTLLQKLKSRGPETIGQLADVMAMDRTTLAANLKPLERDGLVHTALSASDRRAKVVSLTKRGAERFDQALPLWESAQARFEEAYGATRAASLRELAGAVPDTQPNPWA comes from the coding sequence TTGACCGCCACCTACGATGCCGCCCTCGTCAGCGTCGACCTACGCGCCACCCAGTTCACACTCCTGCAGAAATTGAAATCACGGGGCCCGGAGACCATAGGGCAACTTGCCGACGTCATGGCCATGGATCGCACAACGCTGGCTGCCAACCTGAAGCCACTTGAGCGAGACGGACTTGTCCATACGGCGTTGTCGGCGTCGGACCGCCGAGCCAAGGTCGTAAGTTTAACCAAGCGAGGTGCTGAACGGTTCGACCAGGCATTGCCTCTCTGGGAAAGCGCTCAGGCTCGCTTTGAGGAGGCATATGGAGCAACCCGGGCCGCCAGCCTGCGAGAACTAGCCGGCGCCGTACCCGACACCCAACCAAACCCCTGGGCATAG